The Engystomops pustulosus chromosome 2, aEngPut4.maternal, whole genome shotgun sequence genomic interval aaaaaaggaaaatataacgctattgtaggcctaaataagccgttggggttctcctatggctattttctagcccacactcaaagcacaatgctttggcagattactgtgagttctaaaaagaaataaacgtaaaaaaaaaaaaaaatcagcagactgtgcctaattcaattcaaacccctaataaattgtcccacttcggtgtttgaggtggatatgtgtgtcactaagagctaaacacaagtctccctgcaaattactcacaatatggtactagctgcactactaatgccagcaagcccagccacaagcaaaccaaaaaaaaaggaaaatataacgctattgtaggcctaaataagccgttggggttctcctatggctattttctagcccacactcaaagcacactgctttggcagattactgtgagttctaaaaagaaataaacataaaaaaataaaaaaaaatcagcagactcggcgtaattcaaatcaaacccctaataaattgtcccacttcggtgtttgaggtggatatgtgtgtcactaagagctaaacacaagtctccctgcaaattactcacaatatggtgaATTGCAACAAAGTAGCGGGGTGGTGGAAATCCCCCCCGGGGAAGAAATCCGCTGGCACTACTGGGCCCGTACGTACAGATGAGGAGGCAAGGGCATGTGTAGCTTCACTGGATAGAAACAAAGATATCACGGTGGTGCTCAGCCAGATGTCAGAACAATGTTTCAACGTGGATAAGTAGAAATAAGAAGGCGGCACTCACCAggtaaatcttcttttattgaacACCCGTGGGCAGGGAGGTGTGACAAGGCATCATtcacggcgacgggccgtttcgcgcaatcCTGCGCTTCCTCTAGCCGTGTGAGAGACGCCGGCAGCTGTAACAGATTAAGTACCTAGCCGCCAACGTCATGtgttacaatgtgtcatgtgactgGGGGGGGTGTGTGAGCGTGTATGACGTCGCGATCACGAGTCCGGCTGGGGTGATAGGACACACCTCCAAAAAGCTCGGGCATCGCGAAAGCGCTGTCAATACACTAGGTAAGTGGTTccataaaaacaattatacagacacataatatacacaagcGAACAATGTTAGACCATCATTAAAATTAGAAACTTTGTACAGGCAATAAGGGTCTATATATACCCTAACCAGTGGACTGTCATGTCTAGATGAAGACAGCCATGTCATTTTTGTCATTTAGACCTATCGGGCCCTCTGCCTCTGTTTTAAGTATCCATCTTGCCTCACGGCGCAGGAGCTCCCTATGTCTATCGCCTCCATCTATTTTAGGCATGACACGTTCGATCCCTGCAAATGTAAGTGAGTTGGGGTCGCCAGCATGTGCATCTCGTATATGTTTTATCAATCTTTGTGAACCTTTTCCGGATGTAATGGAATGATGGTGCTCTCTGAAACGTATGTAGAGTGGTCTAATTGTCTTACCGATATAAAATCGTCTGCATGTGCAAAATATGACATAGACTACATAGTCAGTTTTGCAACTGATGAATTGTTCCACCATAGTGGTGACTCCCCCTATATTTAATGATCTTGTTCTTAGGTGAAatctgcaaaaattgcaatggtgGCAGGTAAAATTGCCTTTTGGGATCTCTCTGTCTAACCAAGTGGTTTTTTTGTCACTAAATTTGCTGTTGACTAATAGATCTCTCATGGTGGGATTGCGTTTAAATGAAATCATAGGCCTATTTACAGTAACTTTCCTTAACTCGGGGTCTCTTTCAAGTATAACCCAATTCCTTTGTATGGCTTTGCGTATATTCCTTTCATTTGGGCAGAAATCGAAAGTGAAGGTGAATCTATCGCTATTTCTTTTTACTTCTCTCCTATGTAATAATTGATGTCTATCTAGTTTTGTTGCTTTGTCATAAGCTGTCTTGATGATGGTATCTGGATAACCCCTTAATCTAAGTCTGTCCTTCAATTCAAGGGCTTGTTTATGGAAAGACTCATCGGAATCATTTATGCGTCTCAGGCGTACGAACTGTCCATATGGTACAGCTTTTTTTACGTGATCAGGGTGGGCGCTATTATAATGCAATAACGCATTTGTGGCTGTTGGCTTACGATAGCCGCTCACTTTGATTTGATCTGCCACTACGTCAAGTTGAACGTCGAGGAATTCAAGGTGTTTATCACCAAAGTTACATGGGAAGCGCATGTTCATCCTTTCCCCTGTATTCAAAAAATCAACGAAATCAAAAAATTCTTGTTCAGAACCAGACCAGGCCATGAACACA includes:
- the LOC140118869 gene encoding uncharacterized protein isoform X1 translates to MDIPSYLKDTNSFLRAVEDINWRGDLKLVSIDVESLYTRIPHHEGVNAICLVLHRAGKSPAFIDFVREALLFILTHNSFLFNNQWFNQVTGTAMGTPVACTFANIFLAVFESKFILNLGNPYVKYIHTYLRYIDDVFMAWSGSEQEFFDFVDFLNTGERMNMRFPCNFGDKHLEFLDVQLDVVADQIKVSGYRKPTATNALLHYNSAHPDHVKKAVPYGQFVRLRRINDSDESFHKQALELKDRLRLRGYPDTIIKTAYDKATKLDRHQLLHRREVKRNSDRFTFTFDFCPNERNIRKAIQRNWVILERDPELRKVTVNRPMISFKRNPTMRDLLVNSKFSDKKTTWLDREIPKGNFTCHHCNFCRFHLRTRSLNIGGVTTMVEQFISCKTDYVVYVIFCTCRRFYIGKTIRPLYIRFREHHHSITSGKGSQRLIKHIRDAHAGDPNSLTFAGIERVMPKIDGGDRHRELLRREARWILKTEAEGPIGLNDKNDMAVFI